GATCCGGCAAAGGTTGTAACTGTATACTGGACTGAACTGTAATACTTCAGCTTCGTGCGTGAAACGACACTTTCTTTGCGAAACCGATAACCTATGGGTTAGAACGTAACAAAGATGGCTCAAAATTATATCTtaactttcataaaataaattaagaaaaccaTACTCCCTAGCGTTGGGCGATGTTATGAGCTCCAGTGCCAGCAACTCCACAGTGGTGTAGAAGGCATCCTTGAATGAATACCGCCGTTTAGAGATCTCCGGAACCTCCATATACCCGTGGAAGTAAACTTCGTAGGAACTCTCTAGCTTAATCAACTGACCGTAGACTTCACCGTCCAATGGGTGAACAACAACATTCGGGATATGGTTTTCAGTTGTGTCCCAACGTCGGTCCCTCCAATATTGATAAGAACTGTACTGCGCTATTCTGGAGTTGACCGATATGCACAATCCCAACTCTGTGACCGTAGGCTGAAGATAGAGGAACAACGTTGTTCCACTACTGACCTGGGGTTGAAATGACCaggacaaatttgaaatcagctcCATATAATCCGAGCTATCGATTCCATACGTTTTGTGCATGGGAATTTCACTAAATGTGTCATACGTTGCGTTGGCTAATTTcattataaattcttcaaaatcctCGACATCTCCATCGATTGTAAATTTTTCCGGGTGATCTTGGATGTACTGTTTCACTTTCTGCTCATCAATTCGATGGTGGGAACAAACGGTCAAACTGGGAAAGCTGGTGTTCCAGAAGTACATGTTTCTATCCATCGAGATGACGACCGGTGATGTTTGGTAGCGATCCCAAATTCGTTGAGACAACGCTACCATGCCAAATATTCCAACCACTATACATGTGATCCAAATAATTCGTTCAACTATGTGGACACCAAGTTGGACCAGGTGGCGAACACCATGGGCGGAAGTAGTTTCAAAGagatttattataaattttcgcGAATGATTTGTAAGCCTGTTCAACAGAAATTGGTATtgtttcattttgaaatgtgaACCACcggaaaaatctgaagaaactAATTTTCTTGCCCCAGTTCAAGTCGTCAAACCTATGGGAAATTGTTCTTTACGCAATGTAGATGGTGAGCGATAAGCGTGACAAGACTCGTACATacataattaaattttgtttccctGAGCTAA
This sequence is a window from Uranotaenia lowii strain MFRU-FL chromosome 3, ASM2978415v1, whole genome shotgun sequence. Protein-coding genes within it:
- the LOC129753318 gene encoding uncharacterized protein LOC129753318, which encodes MKQYQFLLNRLTNHSRKFIINLFETTSAHGVRHLVQLGVHIVERIIWITCIVVGIFGMVALSQRIWDRYQTSPVVISMDRNMYFWNTSFPSLTVCSHHRIDEQKVKQYIQDHPEKFTIDGDVEDFEEFIMKLANATYDTFSEIPMHKTYGIDSSDYMELISNLSWSFQPQVSSGTTLFLYLQPTVTELGLCISVNSRIAQYSSYQYWRDRRWDTTENHIPNVVVHPLDGEVYGQLIKLESSYEVYFHGYMEVPEISKRRYSFKDAFYTTVELLALELITSPNARELSVSQRKCRFTHEAEVLQFSPVYSYNLCRIECRMRLAARICGCIPHFYRNNGKANAKYRICNFDGYHCLRKNSDCVSDILLTLPPSTNVECNCLPNCDDSNFFVQAFRSREWFLGANLQWGLTDYPKMQLNRDIIFGLSDVFVYIGGLGGFFLGCSLITFTEFLFFLTWRLFKRQD